Proteins encoded in a region of the Tindallia magadiensis genome:
- a CDS encoding M48 family metallopeptidase: protein MARSRSIMVKKSRSKIAGNKVNKTMGKTTKTSFLLVDDLKVEVVRKKIKNMNLSVHPPDGRVRISVPKGVDEETLRFFLTSRLPWIKKQQHRLENQKQSIPKEYIAGESHDVAGDSYSLNIIEESKEKQRAELRKGKQLDLYLRPGSDKNKREQILQGFYREYLKEKIPELILKWEPVMGVKVEDWGVKRMKTRWGSCNIRDKRIWINLDLGKKHPRCLEYIVVHEMVHLLERYHNDRFKSYMDSFLPDWRSIKKELK from the coding sequence ATGGCTAGAAGCAGATCCATAATGGTTAAAAAGAGCAGATCAAAAATAGCTGGAAATAAGGTGAATAAGACGATGGGAAAGACGACTAAAACTTCTTTTTTATTAGTGGATGATCTGAAGGTAGAGGTTGTCCGCAAAAAAATCAAAAATATGAATTTATCGGTTCATCCACCAGATGGAAGGGTACGGATTTCAGTACCTAAAGGGGTTGATGAAGAAACCCTGCGGTTTTTTCTGACTTCCAGATTGCCCTGGATTAAAAAACAGCAACATCGTTTGGAGAATCAGAAGCAAAGCATCCCGAAGGAATACATAGCAGGAGAAAGCCATGATGTTGCTGGCGACAGCTATTCACTTAATATCATTGAAGAGTCTAAAGAAAAGCAGAGAGCAGAGCTTCGAAAAGGGAAACAACTGGACCTTTACCTACGTCCCGGCAGTGATAAAAACAAGCGGGAACAGATCCTGCAAGGGTTTTATCGAGAATACCTGAAAGAGAAAATACCGGAACTGATCCTAAAGTGGGAACCGGTTATGGGAGTAAAGGTAGAGGACTGGGGCGTTAAGAGAATGAAAACCAGATGGGGCTCCTGCAACATCAGGGATAAAAGAATATGGATTAACCTTGATTTGGGAAAAAAGCATCCCCGCTGTCTGGAATATATAGTCGTTCATGAGATGGTTCATTTATTGGAAAGGTACCATAATGATCGGTTTAAGTCCTATATGGACAGTTTTTTACCAGATTGGAGAAGTATAAAAAAAGAGCTGAAATGA
- a CDS encoding MerR family transcriptional regulator has translation MEYSINKLAKLAGVSTRTLRYYDEIEILSPRRIASNGYRVYGQKEVDILQQIMFYRELGVPLDEIKKIIWSKDYDGITLLQGHLSALKEKKEQIELLISNVEKTIATSKGEGTMTDKEKFEGFKMKMIEDNEQQYGAEIREAYGDDVIDASNTKIMGLTPEKYEKSQALSQQINEVLKVAFEQQDPSSEAAQKACALHKEWLGYYWNHYSKEAHLGLAQTYVDDIRFKKYYDDIAEGCAAFFQEALKIYCQ, from the coding sequence ATGGAATATAGCATTAACAAGCTGGCAAAGCTTGCTGGCGTTAGCACCCGTACCCTGCGATATTATGATGAGATAGAGATTTTATCTCCACGACGGATCGCTAGTAATGGGTACCGGGTTTATGGCCAAAAAGAAGTTGACATACTTCAGCAAATAATGTTCTACCGAGAGTTGGGTGTACCCCTTGACGAAATCAAAAAAATCATCTGGTCCAAAGACTATGATGGCATCACATTGTTGCAAGGCCATCTGTCAGCCCTGAAAGAAAAAAAGGAGCAGATAGAGCTGCTGATATCCAATGTGGAAAAAACTATTGCAACATCGAAAGGAGAAGGAACAATGACTGATAAAGAAAAATTTGAAGGCTTCAAAATGAAAATGATTGAAGACAACGAACAACAATATGGTGCAGAGATTCGAGAAGCCTATGGTGACGATGTTATAGATGCCAGCAACACCAAAATAATGGGCTTAACACCAGAGAAATATGAAAAAAGCCAAGCATTATCTCAGCAAATCAATGAAGTATTAAAAGTTGCCTTTGAGCAACAGGATCCTTCCAGCGAAGCTGCTCAAAAGGCATGTGCTTTGCACAAGGAATGGCTTGGGTACTACTGGAATCATTACTCAAAAGAAGCACACCTTGGGTTGGCCCAAACCTATGTCGATGACATTCGGTTCAAAAAGTATTACGATGACATCGCAGAAGGTTGCGCAGCATTTTTTCAAGAAGCTCTGAAGATCTATTGCCAGTAA
- a CDS encoding YbjQ family protein, with amino-acid sequence MIIVNTDYISGKNLETLGMVKGSIIQAKHVGRDIMSGLKGLVGGELSSYSAMMNEARAIATKRMVEEAQTMGADGIVNVRYVSAAVMQGAAEIMVYGTAVKFKL; translated from the coding sequence ATGATTATCGTAAATACTGATTACATTAGTGGCAAAAACTTGGAAACTCTAGGAATGGTAAAGGGTTCCATCATTCAGGCCAAACATGTTGGCCGGGACATTATGAGCGGATTAAAAGGATTGGTTGGCGGCGAGCTTTCTTCCTATTCAGCCATGATGAACGAAGCCCGGGCAATTGCCACCAAACGAATGGTGGAAGAAGCTCAGACCATGGGTGCTGACGGTATTGTCAATGTCCGCTATGTGTCTGCCGCTGTGATGCAGGGAGCCGCCGAAATTATGGTTTATGGCACTGCCGTTAAATTTAAGCTTTAG
- a CDS encoding M23 family metallopeptidase yields MKQNFAVRYPWITLAFIMMITMMILLVLFIFPVPASLVSGITVVHQESGTSRYHSLDYDDATALLQGLSGDSSPETWEEEWSDSMASFTMTLHSRWFPNRQYEITASMDEILVTRRTSRQPSLSRHPVFFYLHPAFEALYAHATPPTIQLQGADNVFHPPVIQNEWEFQRFDGSWTKASQVRDFSHDDVLPVDRSHDRLRLNLDPYPDQVWLQVTDPSGAIRYNEVLESSTLPIFPYNGRHDYQLEFSWTDDEQSYRGSITSAFSLEMNLPPEFQVPGPHALQGEMLVFHARHLPDGASPVFLHSLTEQVHFYPLEDGVVAYIPTHYGTSPGEYVLSYGLEGEPLQETTITLHPRDFHIQYLTIDTGVAATTRNEEAAAMTAKYFTPSRNHSNPERYYTEPFIIPVKGRLTTEFGETRYVNNAPTSYRHSGLDIAAPTGTPVAATNRGKVVLAMDLITQGKTVVIDHGQGLFSVYFHLDELKTVENKVVERGEIIGTVGTTGFSTGPHLHFTMSHYRHNLEPGHFLVGEPITYQNAVHYLAPQE; encoded by the coding sequence ATGAAACAAAATTTCGCTGTTCGATATCCTTGGATCACGCTTGCCTTCATCATGATGATCACCATGATGATTCTTTTGGTTTTATTCATTTTTCCTGTTCCGGCAAGTTTGGTCTCAGGAATAACGGTAGTTCATCAGGAGTCTGGTACAAGCCGTTACCATTCTTTGGACTATGATGATGCAACAGCCCTATTACAGGGACTTTCGGGAGACTCTTCACCAGAAACCTGGGAGGAAGAATGGTCTGATTCTATGGCTTCCTTCACGATGACACTGCACAGCCGCTGGTTTCCTAATCGCCAGTATGAAATCACTGCATCTATGGATGAAATACTGGTTACCCGACGCACAAGCCGACAGCCTTCTCTTTCCCGCCATCCAGTTTTTTTCTATCTCCATCCAGCTTTCGAAGCATTGTATGCTCACGCAACGCCACCGACGATTCAGCTTCAGGGGGCAGACAACGTCTTTCATCCTCCTGTCATCCAGAACGAATGGGAATTTCAGCGATTTGACGGTAGCTGGACAAAAGCTTCGCAGGTCAGGGATTTTTCTCATGATGATGTTCTTCCAGTGGATCGTTCCCATGACCGCTTGAGGTTAAATCTCGATCCTTACCCGGATCAGGTATGGCTGCAAGTAACCGACCCTTCTGGTGCTATTCGTTACAATGAGGTTTTAGAAAGCTCAACTTTGCCTATTTTTCCATACAACGGACGTCATGACTATCAGTTGGAGTTTTCCTGGACAGATGATGAACAGTCTTACCGTGGCTCTATCACTTCTGCCTTTTCTCTGGAAATGAATCTTCCCCCAGAGTTCCAAGTGCCCGGTCCACATGCCTTACAAGGAGAAATGCTGGTGTTTCATGCCCGTCATCTTCCGGATGGAGCTAGTCCTGTTTTCCTGCACTCGCTGACAGAACAGGTACACTTTTATCCTCTGGAAGACGGTGTTGTAGCCTACATCCCAACCCATTATGGAACCAGCCCTGGAGAATACGTGCTGTCCTATGGTTTGGAAGGTGAGCCTTTGCAGGAAACGACGATAACCTTGCACCCCCGGGATTTTCATATCCAGTACCTGACCATTGATACAGGAGTTGCCGCTACTACTCGGAATGAAGAAGCGGCCGCCATGACCGCCAAATACTTTACTCCTTCCCGAAATCACAGCAATCCGGAACGTTATTACACAGAGCCCTTTATCATTCCCGTTAAGGGCAGGCTGACCACAGAATTTGGCGAAACCCGGTATGTAAACAACGCTCCCACCTCCTATCGTCATTCAGGTTTGGACATTGCTGCACCTACGGGCACTCCCGTGGCCGCCACGAATCGAGGAAAAGTGGTGCTGGCCATGGATTTAATAACACAGGGAAAAACCGTGGTCATTGACCACGGCCAGGGGCTGTTTAGCGTTTATTTTCATCTGGATGAACTCAAAACCGTTGAGAACAAAGTGGTTGAAAGGGGTGAGATTATTGGAACGGTAGGAACAACTGGCTTCTCTACTGGACCTCACCTTCACTTTACCATGTCGCATTACCGACACAATCTGGAACCGGGGCATTTTTTAGTTGGTGAACCTATCACCTATCAAAATGCCGTCCATTATCTGGCTCCACAGGAATAA